A genomic window from Lotus japonicus ecotype B-129 chromosome 1, LjGifu_v1.2 includes:
- the LOC130715807 gene encoding F-box/LRR-repeat protein At3g58900-like: protein MAACKHLEGSPPAVPRLLQSDVEGPKVDYISALPDCVLSCILSMISMKDMMKTSILSKRWCNLWHLRRNLKFDAHNMLGNGRIMSSHDERNEFVKRVNQFLKNYKGTKIDSFMVDFELNYEPSSTIDEWIRFAIARGVGRIELLTPSYYKFPFGLSFEGKDPTLKHMHLRRCIICDPGTWFGRFWRMETKENCHPATNIDLFTFTNLRSLKIEGSTVDVNLLTTLLSNCLLLEELSLISSSINSSSLKIESSSLCHLKIEELFCSKKKIEEDLDDHHYHRHLKFISLDCPKLTYFYFDNTISGSLSMNAPILKTIEYIVSSHAEKIHDAFALFAKLPKLETLNLYINKNTFEVTPLQGIQTLENLRQFNLSIDATYEDFDIWWILPILQASPFLQKLSVTQRGSLYIETLEAGRLAQQAYLNKP, encoded by the exons ATGGCGGCGTGTAAACATCTTGAAGGGTCTCCTCCTGCAGTGCCTCGTCTTCTCCAATCAGATGTTGAGGGA CCAAAAGTGGATTATATTAGTGCGTTGCCTGATTGCGTCCTGTCTTGTATCCTATCAATGATATCCATGAAAGATATGATGAAAACTAGCATACTGTCTAAAAGGTGGTGCAACCTCTGGCATCTACGGAGAAATCTCAAATTCGATGCTCACAATATGCTTGGAAATGGTCGTATTATGAGCAGTCATGATGAAAGGAATGAATTCGTAAAACGAGTGAATCAATTTCTCAAGAATTATAAAGGAACAAAGATTGATTCATTCATGGTAGATTTCGAATTAAATTACGAGCCGAGCAGCACCATCGATGAATGGATCAGGTTTGCAATTGCAAGAGGAGTTGGAAGAATCGAGCTGCTTACACCATCTTATTACAAGTTTCCCTTTGGCTTATCTTTTGAGGGTAAAGATCCGACACTCAAGCATATGCATCTCAGACGGTGTATAATTTGTGATCCTGGAACATGGTTTGGCAGATTTTGGCGTatggaaacaaaagaaaattgtCATCCTGCAACAAACATTGACCTTTTTACGTTCACAAATTTGAGATCTCTTAAAATTGAAGGTTCAACTGTGGATGTAAACTTGCTCACAACGCTGCTATCTAATTGTCTCCTACTTGAAGAGCTCAGCTTAATTAGTAGCAGCATAAATTCATCATCCTTAAAAATAGAAAGTTCATCATTATGCCATCTCAAGATTGAAGAGTTgttctgttcaaaaaaaaagattgaagaGGATTTGGACGACCACCATTACCATAGGCATTTAAAATTCATTTCCTTGGATTGCCCAAAACTCACATACTTCTATTTTGACAACACTATATCAGGGAGCTTATCGATGAATGCTCCTATATTGAAGACTATTGAATATATTGTTTCCTCTCATGCTGAGAAAATACATGATGCTTTTGCCCTCTTCGCCAAGCTTCCTAAGCTTGAGACTCTGAATTTATACATCAATAAAAATACTTTTGAG GTAACACCATTACAAGGTATTCAAACACTGGAAAATCTCAGACAATTCAACTTGAGCATTGATGCTACATATGAGGATTTTGATATTTGGTGGATTTTACCTATTCTTCAAGCTTCTCCCTTTCTGCAGAAACTTTCAGTTACG CAGAGAGGTTCTCTTTATATAGAGACCTTGGAGGCTGGAAGGCTTGCACAGCAAGCTTATCTTAACAAACCCTAG